Below is a genomic region from Rhodococcus sp. WMMA185.
AGCGTCATTCAAGGAGCGCACCGTTCACGACGAACTGAGCACGACACCGATTATCCAGGATAGCCGCACCACCTTTTCACCGGTCGGCGGTGGAACGAGGATGTCGCGTACCGGCGTAGAGGCAGTCGAGTGTGCTTATTCGTGGGTAGAGCGCAGGAACCTTCGAGCCAAATTCTCCTCGACGGACGGCCCGGGAGTCCATTCGGCAATCCACGGCCCAGTGCCTTCACTCTGGTCGATCACTCCCCGTTCCAGCCAGGCATACCGGCCTTCGAGGATCGATTGCGAGACCTTTCGGTCAACATCATCGGTGTTGTTCCACAACCCGTCGAACAGGCTCTCGACCCTCAGTGCCGCCTGCCGGCAGAACAAGTCGGCGAGTTCGTATGCTGCGGTCCCCTCGGCCTCGTTCTCCCGGCGTTGCATCTCCGCTTTGACACAAGAGGCGGACATCGCGAACAGTTCGGCGCCGATATCGACGATCCGACCGAGGAATCCCTGCTGCTTTTCCAACCCTGCCTGCCAGCGTCCCATGCCGTAGAACGTGGAGCGGGCCAGCTTGCGAGAGTGCCGCTCGACGAAGCGCAGATGCTTGGCCAGGGCGCCGAACTCACCGTAGGCCGTGGGCACCTGCCCCTTTCCCGCAACCAGCTTCGGTAGCCATTTCGCGTAGAAGCCGCTGGCCTTCGCTGCCGCGCGGGCCTTCGCACCGGCGTCCGCACGCGGATCGGCGAGGTCGCCCGCAGCGGTCAGATGCGCGTCGACGGCTTCCCTGGCGACGAGCAGGCGCATGATCTCGCTCGAGCCCTCGAAAATCCTGTTGATGCGCAGATCGCGATCCACTTGCTCCGCAGGAACCGCACGTTCCCCGCGGGCGGCCAGGGACGCCGCGGTCTCGTAGCCCCGCCCGCCGCGTATCTGGACCAATTCGTCGGAGATGATGCAGGCCATCTCGGACGACCACAGCTTGGCCAGCGCCGCCTCGATCCGAATGTCGTTGCGACCCTCGTCGTTCATCTGCGCCGACAGGTCCACCACCGCCTCGAGCGCATAGGTGGTCGCGGCCACGAACGACAGCTTGCTCGCAACGGCGGCGTGCTCGCCGACGGGCTTGCCCCACTGCACCCGCACGCCGGACCATTCCCGGGCGATCTTCAGCGACCATTTGCCGGCACCGGCGCACATAGCCGGAATCGCGAGCCTGCCGGCGTTCAGCGTGGTGAGCGCGATCTTGAGGCCGTCACCTTCACGCCCGATCAGATTCTCTCGGGGCACGCGAACCTTGTACATGCGGGTGACACCGTTCTCGATGCCCCGCAGTCCCATGAACGCATTCCGCCGTTCGACGGTGATACCAGGCGAGTCGGCCTCGACGACGAACGCCGAGATACCGCCGCGGTGGCCCTCGCTCTTCGGCACGCGCGCCATGACGACGAGCAGTTCCGCGACCACGCCGTTGGTGGTCCACAGCTTCATCCCGTCCAGTTCGTAGGCAGCGCCGTCTTCAATGGGGATCGCCGTCGACGCGAGGCGCGCCGGATCAGATCCCACATCCGGTTCGGTGAGCAGGAACGCCGAGATAGCGCCGCGGGCACAGCGCGGCAGGAATTCGCGCTTCTGCTCCGGGGTGCCTGCGAGCTTCAGTGGCTCGGGGACACCGATCGATTGATGGGCCGACAGGAGAGCACCCAGGCTCGGATGCACTGAACCCACGAGCATCAGTGCCCTGTTGTACGCCACCTGCGAGAGGCCGAGACCGCCGTACTCCGGCGGGATCTTCAGTCCGAAGCACCCGAGGTCGGCCAAGCCGCGGACGTACTCGTCGGGAATACGCGACTCGGATTCGATGACGCTGCCGTCGATCTCCTCACAGTGGGCGCGAAGGCGGCCCAGGAACTCCTCGGTCTTCGCCGCATCCACGGGCGTCGGTTGCGGGAAGGGATGGATCAGATCGAGCTGGAATCGTCCGAGAAACAGTTCCTTCGCGAAAGAGGGCTTGTCCCAACCCGACTCCCTCGCCTCCTCGGCGACGGCCCGCGCCTGCTCCTCGGTGACCTTCGGAGTAAATGTGTCGACCATGTCGCGCCTCCTACTACCGGGTAGTCCTACTGACGAGTATCCCCCAAATGCCACATTTGGAACAGGGTTTTGAGTTTTGCCCCTCAGCAAATCCACCTCTCACCAGCACAATCTCCACTGGCGGTCTCGTCGAGTGTCAGTACGATGGGTCTGGTGTCTTGGCAGGTCTGGTACGCGGTGTTCGGGGCGTGGTGCCTGATCAGTCTGTCCCCGGGTGCCGGCGCGGTTGCCTCGATGTCCACGGGGATGCGATTCGGCCTAGGACGCGGCTACTGGAACATCCTGGGTCTCGAACTCGGACTACTGCTGCAACTCGTGGTGGTCGCCGCCGGGCTGGGCGCGGTGCTGGCGAACTCGACGCACGCGTTCACGGTGATCAAGTGGTTCGGCGTCGCGTACCTTGTGTATCTCGGGATTCGGCAGTGGCGGGCGGTCGCGACCGATGCTCCAGACAGCGGCGGCGAGACCGGAAAGGCCAGCGGACCGGCAATCGCCCTGCGCGGCTTTCTCGTCAACGCCAGTAACCCAAAGGCGACCGTCGTCATGCTGGCGGTGATCCCCCAGTTCATTGCCCTGGACGAGCCGCTGCTCCTTCAATACGCAATCATCGCCGTCACCATGATCGCGGTCGACATGACCATCATGATCGGCTACACCGGCCTGGCGTCGAGGGTCCTTCGGCTGATGAGGTCGCCGCGTCAGCAGCGAGCCACCAACCGAACCTTCTCCGGTTTGTTCTTCACGGCTGCCACACTCCTGGCCACGGTCCGCCACTCCACTTGATTTTCACCCTTCAAATACACCTCCCACCTGCATAAATCCCACTCGGCACAACCCGACCGGTGTCGGTACGATGGTCTGGTGTCTTGGCAGGTTTGGTATGCGTGGCTCGGCGCCTCTGTCGTTATCAGCTTGTCCCCAGGGGCAAGCGCGATCATGTCGATGGCCACCGGAATGCGATTCGGTCTTCGACGCGGCTACTGGAACATTGCGGGTCTTCAGTTGGGATTACTGCTGCAGATCGTCTTGGTCGCGGCCGGACTCGGGGCGTTGCTCGCGAGTTCGGTATTCGCATTCACAGTGATCAAGTGGCTAGGCGTCGCATACCTTGTGTATCTCGGGATTCGGCAGTGGCGGGCGAGACCGACCGACATGTCCGGCCTCGACGACGAAGCCACCGAGGCCAGCGGACCGGCGATGGCGCTGCGCGGCTTTCTCATCAACGCGAGCAACCCGAAGGCCATCATTTTCATGTTGGCGGTTCTCCCGCAGTTCCTCGATACGTCGGCCCCACTCGTCCCCCAGTACCTGATCATCGCCGCCACCCTGATAGTGGTAGACGTCGTGGTCATGACCTTCTACACCGGGCTGGCGGCAAAGGTCCTACAACTCTTACGATCACCCCGGCAGCAGCGCGCCACCAACCGCGCCTTCTCCGGGCTGTTCTTCGGTGCCGCAACCTTCCTGGCCACGATGCGTGCCGCCACTTGAGCCAGATGTAGCGCCGGTTCACATAGCGCCGATTCACATAGCGCCGATTCACATATCGAGGCCGAGATCCAGCACGTTCACCGAGTGGGTCAGAGCGCCGACCGCGAGGTAGTCGACCCCGGTGCCGGCGTAGTCCGCCGCGACGTCGAGCGTCAACCCACCGGACGACTCCAGTTTCGTGCCGGGAGCGGTCGCGTCCCGACGCTGCACCGCGATCTGCGTCTGCCACAGCGGGAAGTTGTCGAGCAGGACCAGTTCCACGTTCTCCGCGAGCACGGCGTCGAGTTGCTCGAGGCTGTCGACCTCCACCTCACATTCGAGGTCCGGCGCGGCAGCACGGACGGCGCGTAGCGCGGCCACCACCGATCCCGCCGCGGCGACGTGGTTGTCCTTGATCAGCGCGGCGTCGCCGAGCCCCATTCTGTGGTTCACGCCGCCCCCGACCCGGACCGCGTACTTCTGCAACGCTCGCAGCCCGGGCAGAGTCTTGCGGCTGTCGCGGATCTTCGCGCCGGTGCCCTCGACCGCATCAACCCACGCGGCGGTCGCGGTCGCGATGCCAGAGAGGTGGCAGACCAGGTTGAGCATCGTGCGCTCGGCGGTGAGCAGCCCGCGAGTAGGAGCGGACAGCGACAGCACCGACTGACCGGGGGTGACCCGAGTACCGTCCGCCACGCGGCCCAGAACCTCGTAGTTGCCCTCGCCGATCACCTCGTCGAGCACCAGCAGCCCGACATCGATCCCGGCGACCGTACCGTGGGCGCGGGACGCCACCGAAGCCTTGGCGACGGCATCGAGCGGGACCGTCGACACCGACGTGACGTCGGGGCCGTAACGGAGGTCTTCGTCCAGCGCGACTCGGACGATAGTTCGCACCTCGTCCGGGTCCAGACCCAGGGAGGCGAGTTCGTCGATGTGGGCAGCCATCAGCGCACTCCTGTGAGTTGAGGTTCGAGAAGCTCGAGCTCTCCGTCGCGGAGCCGGATGTGCGTGCTACGACGCCAGTCGGACGACGGCTGCGGATAGTCGAGGCGGGTGTGGCAGCCGCGGCTCTCGGTGCGAGCGGCCGCTGCGAGGACGAGGGCCGACGCTGTGATCGTGAGGGCGGCGTCCTCGAGATCGGTGATGGTGGTAGGCACCGCGCGCCGCGCCGTCGATAGTTCCGCCGCCACCGCGGCCAGTCCGGCACCGTCGCGGACGACGGACACGTTGTCGGTCATCCACTGTTGCAGGCCGTCACGCGGGATGCGCGGCAGTGCCTGCGGAGCCGGGTCGATGACCTCGACCGGCAGACCGGATCGTTCGACCGCGGCGGCACCGGCCCGTTCCCCGACGACGAGGCCCTCGAGGAGACTGTTCGACGCAAGCCGATTGGCGCCGTGCAGCCCGGTACGAGCGACCTCGCCGGCGGCGAGCAGCCCGGGCACTGCAGTACGACCGGAGACGTCGGTGACGATGCCACCGCAAGAGTAATGAGCGGCCGGGGCCACCGGGATCAGTTGCTCGCGCGGGTCGATTCCGGAGGCCAGGCAGGACGCCGTCACCGTGGGGAAGCGCTGCGCGAATCCTTGGAGAGCGCGGGCGTCGAGGTAGACGTGGTCGTGCCCGAGCGCACGGAGCCGAGCGGCGATCGCGCGCGAGACCACGTCGCGGGGCGCGAGGTCGCCGAGTGGGTGCACCCCGGCTGTGACCGAGTCTCCGTTGGCGTCGACCAGGACGGCACCCTCGCCACGCACGGCCTCGCTGATCAGCGGCCGCCGCCCCCGCCCACCGGGCGTGAACAGGACGGTCGGGTGAAACTGGACGAACTCGAGGTCCGCGACTGCGGCTCCCGCGTCGAGGGCGAGCGCGAGACCGTCTGCGGTCGAGCCCGCCGGATTGGTGCTACACGCGTACAGCTGACCGAGTCCGCCCGTTGCCAACAGTAGGGATGGGCAGTGTACGACGCCGAGTCCGCGCGGCGAATTGACGAGGACGCCGGTTACCCCGTGGGAGTCCGTCAACACTCGGAGTGCGGCGGCACCGAACAACACGGATGAGCCAGTCGCGCCGAGCGCCCGCTGCACCTCCGTGTCGAGGGCACGTTGCACCTCGGCGCCGGTCGCATCCCCGCCGGCGTGAATGATCCGGTGTGTGCTGTGCCCGCCCTCCCGGGTTCGAGACACGTCACCGTCCCGGCCACGGTCGAACATCGCACCGAGCCCGGCGAGCTCTGCCACCGCGCTCTGTCCG
It encodes:
- a CDS encoding acyl-CoA dehydrogenase family protein, encoding MVDTFTPKVTEEQARAVAEEARESGWDKPSFAKELFLGRFQLDLIHPFPQPTPVDAAKTEEFLGRLRAHCEEIDGSVIESESRIPDEYVRGLADLGCFGLKIPPEYGGLGLSQVAYNRALMLVGSVHPSLGALLSAHQSIGVPEPLKLAGTPEQKREFLPRCARGAISAFLLTEPDVGSDPARLASTAIPIEDGAAYELDGMKLWTTNGVVAELLVVMARVPKSEGHRGGISAFVVEADSPGITVERRNAFMGLRGIENGVTRMYKVRVPRENLIGREGDGLKIALTTLNAGRLAIPAMCAGAGKWSLKIAREWSGVRVQWGKPVGEHAAVASKLSFVAATTYALEAVVDLSAQMNDEGRNDIRIEAALAKLWSSEMACIISDELVQIRGGRGYETAASLAARGERAVPAEQVDRDLRINRIFEGSSEIMRLLVAREAVDAHLTAAGDLADPRADAGAKARAAAKASGFYAKWLPKLVAGKGQVPTAYGEFGALAKHLRFVERHSRKLARSTFYGMGRWQAGLEKQQGFLGRIVDIGAELFAMSASCVKAEMQRRENEAEGTAAYELADLFCRQAALRVESLFDGLWNNTDDVDRKVSQSILEGRYAWLERGVIDQSEGTGPWIAEWTPGPSVEENLARRFLRSTHE
- a CDS encoding LysE family transporter, with product MSWQVWYAVFGAWCLISLSPGAGAVASMSTGMRFGLGRGYWNILGLELGLLLQLVVVAAGLGAVLANSTHAFTVIKWFGVAYLVYLGIRQWRAVATDAPDSGGETGKASGPAIALRGFLVNASNPKATVVMLAVIPQFIALDEPLLLQYAIIAVTMIAVDMTIMIGYTGLASRVLRLMRSPRQQRATNRTFSGLFFTAATLLATVRHST
- a CDS encoding LysE family transporter, producing the protein MSWQVWYAWLGASVVISLSPGASAIMSMATGMRFGLRRGYWNIAGLQLGLLLQIVLVAAGLGALLASSVFAFTVIKWLGVAYLVYLGIRQWRARPTDMSGLDDEATEASGPAMALRGFLINASNPKAIIFMLAVLPQFLDTSAPLVPQYLIIAATLIVVDVVVMTFYTGLAAKVLQLLRSPRQQRATNRAFSGLFFGAATFLATMRAAT
- the nadC gene encoding carboxylating nicotinate-nucleotide diphosphorylase; the encoded protein is MAAHIDELASLGLDPDEVRTIVRVALDEDLRYGPDVTSVSTVPLDAVAKASVASRAHGTVAGIDVGLLVLDEVIGEGNYEVLGRVADGTRVTPGQSVLSLSAPTRGLLTAERTMLNLVCHLSGIATATAAWVDAVEGTGAKIRDSRKTLPGLRALQKYAVRVGGGVNHRMGLGDAALIKDNHVAAAGSVVAALRAVRAAAPDLECEVEVDSLEQLDAVLAENVELVLLDNFPLWQTQIAVQRRDATAPGTKLESSGGLTLDVAADYAGTGVDYLAVGALTHSVNVLDLGLDM
- a CDS encoding L-aspartate oxidase, which produces MTGPVRGISWEEYADFVVVGGGVAGLTAARTAALRGLTVLTISKGGPADTATQYAQGGIAVVAESGDSVDSHVADTCEAGAGLCDAAAVRSIVAGGQSAVAELAGLGAMFDRGRDGDVSRTREGGHSTHRIIHAGGDATGAEVQRALDTEVQRALGATGSSVLFGAAALRVLTDSHGVTGVLVNSPRGLGVVHCPSLLLATGGLGQLYACSTNPAGSTADGLALALDAGAAVADLEFVQFHPTVLFTPGGRGRRPLISEAVRGEGAVLVDANGDSVTAGVHPLGDLAPRDVVSRAIAARLRALGHDHVYLDARALQGFAQRFPTVTASCLASGIDPREQLIPVAPAAHYSCGGIVTDVSGRTAVPGLLAAGEVARTGLHGANRLASNSLLEGLVVGERAGAAAVERSGLPVEVIDPAPQALPRIPRDGLQQWMTDNVSVVRDGAGLAAVAAELSTARRAVPTTITDLEDAALTITASALVLAAAARTESRGCHTRLDYPQPSSDWRRSTHIRLRDGELELLEPQLTGVR